tatggttaagactaggacggtatctgatcgtcttcgagcccccaactttcgttcttgattaatgaaaacatccttggcaaatgctttcgcagttgttcatctttcataaatccaagaatttcacctctgactgtgaaatacgaatgcccccgactgtaacacccccgggCCGTCCTAGGCTGGACCAACCCGGAACGTCCCGGAAGCATTACAAGGGTTGACAGTACCGCAGTCGTACCAGTTAAGACttcaaaacaaattcaaagtctCGACCAGTCCGACCACTGTACCGTCCCTCTCAACCTCGGCCTAAGGCTTGCCAACCCGTACCTCGGTCAAGAGTTGTGTTAAGTTCGGACTAAACTCAAATATCATCGTTCCACGgggattttattaaaacaaacataattttatttattttacaaagtcGGGAACTCGACTAAAGTCCTTAAAGATAAACGCagcagaaaataaaacaaacgaGTCAACGGGTACCCATGAAAAACAAAACGAGTTAAAACATCAACATCTTGCACCTTGCAAACAACAACGGAAATCTACGACTGGCCTCATCCTCCACACCCCGCAAACGCCCAATCCCCTAAGGTTACCTGCATAGTAGAAGAGGGAATGAGTAATCGTTCACTAACCAGATACTTCTTCCCCCGAACCTGTTGTTGACAAGCCAAGGGACCCAAAGCGAACCAGAACCATAAAAGAAGAGCCATAACCGCTTCAGCCTGAATACCTTAAGCATAATGTTAAACAACAAATATATCTGGTCATGTACATCTCGATCTTAAATTCAAATTACGAACTACAGCAGGATGCATATATAGTCTATAAGAAACTTGGTTACATCATTCAAACAATTAATCATAGTGAAAATGTTTCTGAAACCCGAAAATGATGAAAACGTTTTCCAGAAACCGTATATAACAACTTCGAAACAAAATGtgtaaattttagaaaaaaggaaaaaaaaagaacaaaatgtataaataattgACTGGAGTCGTACATAACCATAATTATAGAAATCTTGTGATAGATTATCGTTGATCCCTAAAAAGCGACTAGTGACTATTGAGTCATGATTTCGATGGATGATAAACGTCAATAATTGCTACTATACTTGAgttcttgattctttttttaatcCAACAAAAACAAAGTAAGGCTCCGAATGTTTTAATCCGTCCCGCCTCGCCATACaattaacagtaacaaaaatctttgcatataccatatatttatatgtttttataactattaaaaCCGCATCGCAGTTAAACCGCTTAACTCGCAATTATCATTCGGAACCTATTTCCTTCTATCCAaggttgaaaacaaaaaaaaatacatcaaatgtataatatatatttattcataGGGTTAAACTTATTATCGAACTAGATTTATAACTGCTTTTCATGGTATATACATATGGTATAACTGGATTCGCTGCAGTGACATTTTTTCCGAAGCAGCCACACAGTGCATAATCTTTTCTTTTGGTGTAATTgattatattaaaaactaaaaactcaatGAACTAAGGCAATTATAATAGGAggaaaaattaatgaaaaactaaaaaatgaaaataaccaaaacatgaCAAAAGATAGACAATGGCtaaggataaaaaaaaattaatagagaAGTTCACTTATATTCCGAGAGCATGCATTCGAAAGAACACGTTAAAATCTAGATCGACGTTGAAGAATCCAATCGAAAGATTTTAAAAGCAGCTGGAACCTATTTCTACAGATATATAAATCTTCCGACGTTGCAGTGAGGTGCGGAGAGACTGCTGAAATAGGACTACAAACAAAATCGTCGATGGTACAACTTCTGAAAAATAGTAGTTCACAGAGTCGAGAAACGCTGAGCTTAAGTTACACGCTGCAGTGAGATGCGTAGGTACATAACCAAGACTGAATAATAACAAACTAGGTTTATATTATAACTGTATATATTACATTTGCTTActgctttttgttttcttttgaaaaaggCCTACTGCTATTTTGCTCATAATCTTATTTGTCTACGCGTTCGCATCTTCATATCCAAGAGGTTTCTATGTACAAGATTTTGTAAagctttttaaatatatttgaaattttagtatattttcttttatattttcaagcCTTACTGTAAATTACCTAAATTACTTAGCAGCCAACCACCACTTTGATACGAGACAAAATTCGAAGCTTACACAAAAATACATGTCCTCAGTTGATATTTACGACCAGTTGTTTTGTGGAATATGCATGTGCGGATGCACCAAACTTCTTAAAGATGGTGCGTAGGAATTTTCATTCACTATCTTTGTTtgaatttatatttctttttctttttgttcaaatAATTGTTTGTTGAACAGTTAATTATCGTATAAAAACTGAAAAGCataatattaaacattattGAAATCTACTCAACGCTAACAAATTGTATAACAATTATATCATAAAAAGGACAAAAATTGTTATACATGAATACGTGTATTAAGGCTACAATTTTAAAGTTACAGAAAACTACAGATCTCACAGCTCAGATCGTTAAGGGCAGCTGTCTCAAACAAGCAAACCCACAAATGTCTATGAGATCGACCTGCAAACATGATGTTTTTTAttgatgttaaaaatattagtattatttttcaattttgtataTTCAATTTGCTAGTGATATTATATTGCTGTTTCTTTGTAAATTAATTGTAGTCTATAATAGAGACCACAATTCTTGTGTAAGAACAATGAATTgaataaatctatatattttttttctataagaaCTAACTGTAAAATGCTTAAACAAGAAATTCTTTTTACTGAATCTGTAATATGTGGGTCTCTAACCATAAATACTAACAGTTTTGTTGTACCTAAAGGTCCTAAACTAGTTTAGTTTTGTTGTCGGGTGTTTTAAAACGGATTAAtcagtttttattaattttgttgaGTAATTTTTACACTTAAATCTAGTTCTTATATTATTATTCATCTTAGTTGAGTCTGTatattgatgacaaaaaaaattgattattcaTCTTTGTTACAGTATAATTTTAACATGGACAATAATTATATTCACTTTTCAAATGTAAACGAACTAGAATAGGTCGTCTAAGGTATTAATTTATGAGATTGTTGACCTTTTCCGTAGTTTAGACAGGTTTTTTTGTTAGGGTGTGTGACAACATAGgaagaaagttttcttttttagatATATGAAAAAGGTAAGtaactaaatacataaaagagTTGAGCACAAagaatttgattgaaaatagTCAAATACCATACTGTATATTAGTATACATTAAAATTTACAGTCTCATATTTGGGAACACAAGTTGCTTTACTTCAAACGGCAACAACTGACTTCAATCAAACCGAAGTAATATCAACAATATATGCATAATATAAACCCTTTGAACCTATATATCAAACCGACGCAAGCCATGGGCAATGTACGTACCCATTTGGTATGACATCAAACAGGTCAAAGGAAACCAAACATCAAACTTCTTTCTCTTCATCATCTTAGGTGAGAAGGAGACAAACTAGACCTTAAACCGGCTCAagtaaaccaaaattttattggttatcTTCAGTCATGTGTGGGATCCTAAACCGAAGTTGCAGTGGGTAACTCGTTGGTGCTGGTTTCCAATAAGTCTAGAAGAGTAATCCTTCCACTATTGGTTTTGTCAAGCCTGTCAAACTGGTTCCCGATCGGATCAATGTCCTTATCGGttatcttctccatcttctttagTTTGTATATCACAAACTCTGCTTTACTGCAAAACCAAGATGATCATTAGACCAAACATCATGACATTAGTTTGAAACTTTACTAACAACATGAGTACCTAACGCAGCCATTGTGGTCGATATCAGCAGCAAAGAACTGAGAGATAGACATGTTCTCACCAAGAACTCTCTTCGCCCTCTCCCTATTCCTCTTATCAACCCTCGCCTCAGCTAAATATAAAAACGCCCTCGCAACAGCCAGAGTAGACACGAGCAACCACACCGCAGCGAGAAGCCTACCGGGCAAAGTCTTAAACGCCCTGTCTCCATACCCAACCGTAGTAACCGACATAACCGAGAAATAAAACGAATCCAACCAATCAATCCTCTCCACAAAATGCAtaatcaaaaccccaaacccaagaCACAACATCACAACACCCAAAGCCAACCCAACCTTCAACCTAATCCTCATCCTCCCTTTCTTCACATCGATTATATAAGACCTCTTCCTCTCCGGCTCATCGAAGCTATCGTTCTTCGCGGCTTCTAGCATATAGTTTTCTTGAAGATCAAGAACGTAACTAACCATCGCGCTTAGTAATATATCCACGAAACCAAACCCGACGAGGACGAACAAGATAGAGAACACCTTTGTCAGGACCGTATCTGGAGTTATGTCGCCGTAGCCGATCGTGCACATAGTGACGATGCAAAAGTATAAACCGTCGACGACGGGGTGAGTGTGGACCACCGAGTAGCTGTCCCGGTTCAGCCAGTAGATAAGCACGCCTAAGGAGAGGTAGACGACGAGGAGAGCAACGGCTTGTCTCACGACGGACTTGGAGTCTGCTCTCTCCGTTTTGAGATCGAACGGGTGTGTCAGGTCGTTGATGGCGACCATGGCGGGAGCTGTTTTAGAGCGGTGGAAGGTCGGTTTGGTTTTTTTAGGGGGTAAGTTGTGTTCCGGAGGCGGGAGGAGGATGTCGACGGTGGAGGTGTCGGGGGAGGAGGACGGTGGCGAGAGGTTTTGAGAAATGGCGTCGATGAGGAGAGAGGAGTCGCGTTGGGAGCGAGGGAACGGGCCGAAGATTAAACGGTTTTTGAACTCAGTTGGTGTCATGGGAGTTATCGGGACCGTTACGTCGTCGTTTTCGGGTAAGGGAAAGAGAGGCGGTTGTGGTGGGTTGGTTCTTGGGCTGAGAAGGTATTGGAGTAACGGGTCAATCTCGTTGGCCATGGTCGGAGAAGATAAAAAGGACGAAGCTCTTTCTTTCGAGGGCTCTACAAAGATCAAACCGTGGCTTATTCTTGTGGAGAATCGTTCATAGGGACTGTTGATTATTATAGGATGATAGGTATTAGTTTGCGATGTTGACAGATTTTAATAAAGGGATTAGTTTGACAACGCCGTATTTTGATTGACACGATTCTTTCTTTTCATAGTTGTTTGTGTATGTGTTATGTTGTTTACAGCTCTTTTGTATTCTTATTTAGATGGTGATTAGATTCTTGTAACTATTTTATCAACGAACCATGTGTTGTTGATCATTTATAAATTAGCACCATAACTTTCATTTGTTTCAATCGAGCCAGAGAACTTGAACCGAATTCAACGCATAATATATTATTCTATAGTTTTTAGggtgaattttatatatacttgaaaaacttgaaaattatggaaaaaataGTTATAACCAAATTTGAATTCGGTTTCAAATAAGtatccaaaatattcaaaagtttTAATAACATAAACCAAATCCATATAATTAAATTCAATCTGTTTAGATTAATATTAACTTATTAAGTGATTTGGTGATTTCATGTATTTTTACTAGGATCTATAGTTAGTATGATAGATGTGGCTATTAGCTATCTGTCAATCAGTATTAATGAAAAATGTTTAGATTATTggaaatttgaaaatcatacaAGTTGGTATTGTTATGGGTGAGATACGTTAGTATTAGAAATGAAGGGGTCAAAACGTATAAACTATGGAAATATATACCAAGTTAGTGCATatcatataaatcaattgaAGGGTCAACTTTGTTTGTCAGCTCTCAGCGACACCTTGTCACTTTCTAGCTGCGAGTGACAAACGGCACGACGTGTCGTTTTCGCCGTCCCAGATTACGTTGTTTCGGCGATTTTGAGCATTTCTTACACCTTTTTCTATAATATCATTTGACACCTTACTCATTTTGAGAAACAATCAATCATAAAGAATATTTCTATTGACAGTTTCATCAGATAAAGCaagtgatttaaaaaaaaatgatttatcgTAATGATAGtattaacaacaaaaaaaaagcatagaACGTAGTATATCCAGAAAACGTTATCAGAGTATTTTCGAAGGCACAAACAAAGTAGCTTAAAGCCATCTAAAGAAAGTCATCAGTTCTGATATGGTTGATTTTTGATTACTCTAGTTGTCTCTTGGCCGTGACCGTTGTTGGGTTTCGTCAGATGGATCACTCCTATCGTTTTGTTGGTTGGGTTTCGTCAGATGGATCACTCCCATCGTTTTGTTGGTCCATAGATGCATAGACATCATTCCAAATTTGCTGTTCTTGTGGGCTGTGGCTGGAACTAGGTCGCCACGCATTGAAGTCTCCACTCTGAGAACAAAACAACGAGCAAGCGAAAATAGAAAGCAAGAGTTACGGAACATACCAAACCGAAATTTTCAAAGGCTCAAAGATTTGATGGGTTTCACCTGATGCGGCTGAATCGATGGCAAGTAGTTGCTTGAGACACCACCTTCATAGCCAAACCTCGAGTTTGCTGGGTTATTATCACTCCACGTGCCAAAGGTGTTAGCAGAACCGTAAGCAGAAGGAACCATAGAGGCAGCTGAGTACTGAGGCATGTTGTAGCTGCCGTGCTGTTCTGGCCGCCAGTAAGGAAATGTCATCATGTTACTACGACCATGTTGCTGAAATGCTGCTGCTGACTGAGGAGGCATGTTGTAGATGGCGTTCTGTTCTGGTCGCCAGTAAGGAGATGTCACCATAGTAACATAATGCGCCATGTTACTAGTAGTACTACCACCATGTTGCTGTAATGGTAGTACTGCTGATGGTGGCAAGTAAGGAGGTCTCGTGATATTACCATACTGCCCTGAAGGAGGTCTCTGTGTCTGTGGTAGGTTCATGGCTTGTTGGTTCCTCTGTGTCTGCGGTAGGTTCCTCTGTGTCTGTGGTAGGTTCATGGCTTGTTGGTTCCTCTTTGGTACAAAGTCAGTGGATGTTATCAATGCCTGCgccaaaaaatgaaaatcaaaactaaaagtATGAAAGAGAAGTAGTTTTaaagaatgtaaaaaaaataaatattaatggaTTATGAGAAAAAGAGTTTACCTTGGTCATGGGAACCGATAGGCTACGAGAAGGTGAAGATGCAGTAGTAGTAATGCTTTGTCTTGTAGGCATTGGCTGATTCACCGACTCATGAGTTCCAGACTGCACATGTTCTGCTTCAAGATGGTCTGAGGAGGAGGGATCtctgtgaaataaaaaaaaacatttaagagaTTATTAATAGAGCAAATAAAAAATGGAGAGGAAGCTAGAGAAGCAGACTTACATTTTGCTCAGCTCTTTTGAGTCGTCAACATTCTCTATAGGGAGTAGAGAGAGAGGCATTTTAAGTCGATCTCTTGTTTCATCATAGTCACTAGATGTGTAATCAATTGAATTAGTAACGTCTTCATCATCAGGCAAGGGACGGTCATTCTCGACAGGAGCTTTAGTTACACTCTCGttgataactaaattatatcTCCTCTTCAAAGCATCATCCATTGTTGGCGCCCCAAAACGGCAAAACATCTCGTATTCACCTGAATTTACTGGCACACTCTTGGTTTCAACATTTGTTATGTCactgcaaagaaaaaaaaaggaatgttAATGTTAGAAAGCGAGATACAACCATTGATTGGTACCAAGCAGATTAataatacctagaagatggctGAAATGTTGCTTCAACCGAGGTTACAGGCACATTACTAGTAGTAGATGAAACAGCGAATAGTTGATTAGTACTGGTTCCTTGCTCATTACTCGTCTCTGAACcaacaacaaccacaaagatcaAGTCTTTTTGCATCACATGATCGATCATCTAAGATAAAAGCTTGTTAATTTTCACTACCTTGATCACTACTAATATTCTGGATGCTTCTATCAACTCCTTGAGAGCAAGAAGATGACGTGTCCGTGGTCTTGCAAATAATAAGcaaacaaggagagagagaaggtGAAACTTTTAAGTTTTAAGATTAAAGATTCACGAACAGAAGGGTCTGTTGATTATGTTTCTTCTAATTATACCTCTTTCTTCTCGCCTAGGGGGCTCTCATCTTCATGAACAGGAGGTAACGAAGCAATATCAACTTGATGGACAAGCAAATATATAACTCAGAAGCAAAAACATTCGATGGATATAttaaacacaaagaaaacataCAAGATAAATGCACTgtcgaagaagaagacgaaagaaaaggaagaaaccTTGAGAACGAAGAACGTCCGATATTTCCTGCAACAGCTCATCCATCTCTCCCGCTTCCGCCAGATTACCATCGGCGTTTACGTTGCCGTCTTCCTCTTTCGGCGCCATTTTTGTCGAAACTTGTCAGagctttctttctttgtttcacAGTCGCATGCAAGACGAAGGAACAAACCTTCTTGTTTCCTTTCCTTTCCCTCTCTCTCACTCTTTCAGTCTttgagctatatatatataggtttttGGGATACgagaaaaaaatgtatattcaAATTAAGTAGACTTTATTGAAGAAACTAGTGACGGTGACCATCAGTTCCATTCCAATTGTAGTCAACGTGCTCATTGTAATTTTTGGGTAACTCTTTCTATACTATTAACACATGAACTCTTTTTAAGATTTACCCTTTATTTGCTTTGAACATCACATCTTCTACCATTCCTATATCTCTATCTCTAATACTAAAACATGATATTTTCTTACATTTACACTATTAGTTAgaaaatttgattaaaatacCATTAATTAGAtatcactttttaaaaaaaataaaataagaaaaatcaagacatttgagtttaaggtttagcaattattgttttagaattaatatttattaggtGGACTtgggtttataaaatttaataaatatttcttaaaCATTGATAAGTAATTTAATTAGTAGGGTTAGTGTAATCATCTTTCATCACAAATTGTAAGTATTTATGAACATAGTTAGTCTTTAAAAGTAAAGTTGAAAACTTGTGTTAAATTTGTGGTAAAATTAGAATTCTCCCCTTATTGTGGACAAATTCTAATGTAAAACTTTGTTCATAATAGTTTCCATGGATCTGAAAGAGTAATAATCTATCCACTAATATTTCGGTCAATCTTGTCAAACCGGTAAGCGATATAACCGAGATATACACAATAGTAAACAGAGCAAAGCTTGTCTTACAATCAGGGGATTTTGAATCAGACCGCTCTGTTTCCATATTTTGTTCAAATATAAGCTAAAATAAGTATATAGCAAAATTAACCCATCACAGGAACATTCTAAAGAAAGCCCGAAACATTGTTCCAGcaacatatttattattcacaaaCAAGCAGCTTAAAGCCATTAAAAGAAAGTCATTAGTTCTGATATGGTTGATTTTTGATTACTTTAGTTGTCTCTTGGAAATAACCGTTGTTGGGTTTGGTCAGATGGATCACTCCTATCGTTTTGTTGGTTCAGAGCTGCAAAGAAATCACTCCGAAGCTGCTGTTTTCGTTGTTGGCGGCTACGTCTGGAACTCAGTGGCCCCACAAATGAATCTCCACTCTGTGACCAAAACAACAAGCAAGCGTTACTTGTGCGCCAAGTCATACAAGCCCTAAGAGATATTTGTTTGGGTTTCACCTGATGCTGCTGAAGCGATGACAAGTGGTTCCTTGAGACACCACCTTCATAGCCAAACCTCGAGTTTGCAACGTTATCACTCGACGTGCCATTGCCGAAGAGGTTAACAGAACCGTAAGCATAAGGAGCAACAGAGGCAGCTATTTGAGGCATGTTGTAGCTGTCATTCTGTTCTGGTCGTCCGTAGGGAAAGATAATCATATTACCATTAAGCGCCATGTTACTACCACCTTGTTGCTGAAACGCTGCTGCTGATGGTGGCATGTTGTAGCTCTCGTTCTGATTTGGTGGCGAGTAAGGAGAGTTCGTGATATTACCATACTGCCCTGAAGGAACCTGACGCTGAGAGTAATGTGGGTTCATGGCTTGTTGGTTCCTCTTTGGTACAAAGTCCGTAGATGTTGTTAATGCCTGCGCCAAAATGAGAATCAAACTATAATTATAAATCAAAGGATGTAAAAAGAATAATGGTTTATTAGTAAAAGACTTTACCTTGGTCATGGAAACGGATGACCTACGACCATGTGAAGATGCAGTAGTAGTAATGCTATCTCTTGTAGGCATTGGGTGATTCAAAGAAGAAGCTGAGTATCGAGGATCCAGTTCTCTTGTGTATCTTTGTCGATGCTATAACACATGGAAGACACAATACAAGATCTTGATTCAgctatatgtatataaagagcCTAAGAGACATTAAGAGAAGCCATTTTGATCTCTCACCATCGCGTTCTGCCTCTGAAGACTCTGTTTAGGAGGAGCTTGCGCAGGATTCACAGGCTGCCAAACGTCAAATGGGAAAGCAGAAGCATGCTCATGATCTCCATACTGCGCCTGTTCTGCTTTAGGATAGTCAAAGGAGGAGGAATCtctgtggaaaaac
The nucleotide sequence above comes from Brassica napus cultivar Da-Ae chromosome A9, Da-Ae, whole genome shotgun sequence. Encoded proteins:
- the LOC106364433 gene encoding two-pore potassium channel 2, which codes for MANEIDPLLQYLLSPRTNPPQPPLFPLPENDDVTVPITPMTPTEFKNRLIFGPFPRSQRDSSLLIDAISQNLSPPSSSPDTSTVDILLPPPEHNLPPKKTKPTFHRSKTAPAMVAINDLTHPFDLKTERADSKSVVRQAVALLVVYLSLGVLIYWLNRDSYSVVHTHPVVDGLYFCIVTMCTIGYGDITPDTVLTKVFSILFVLVGFGFVDILLSAMVSYVLDLQENYMLEAAKNDSFDEPERKRSYIIDVKKGRMRIRLKVGLALGVVMLCLGFGVLIMHFVERIDWLDSFYFSVMSVTTVGYGDRAFKTLPGRLLAAVWLLVSTLAVARAFLYLAEARVDKRNRERAKRVLGENMSISQFFAADIDHNGCVSKAEFVIYKLKKMEKITDKDIDPIGNQFDRLDKTNSGRITLLDLLETSTNELPTATSV
- the LOC106416973 gene encoding uncharacterized protein LOC106416973; protein product: MAPKEEDGNVNADGNLAEAGEMDELLQEISDVLRSQVDIASLPPVHEDESPLGEKKETTDTSSSCSQGVDRSIQNISSDQETSNEQGTSTNQLFAVSSTTSNVPVTSVEATFQPSSSDITNVETKSVPVNSGEYEMFCRFGAPTMDDALKRRYNLVINESVTKAPVENDRPLPDDEDVTNSIDYTSSDYDETRDRLKMPLSLLPIENVDDSKELSKIDPSSSDHLEAEHVQSGTHESVNQPMPTRQSITTTASSPSRSLSVPMTKALITSTDFVPKRNQQAMNLPQTQRNLPQTQRNQQAMNLPQTQRPPSGQYGNITRPPYLPPSAVLPLQQHGGSTTSNMAHYVTMVTSPYWRPEQNAIYNMPPQSAAAFQQHGRSNMMTFPYWRPEQHGSYNMPQYSAASMVPSAYGSANTFGTWSDNNPANSRFGYEGGVSSNYLPSIQPHQSGDFNAWRPSSSHSPQEQQIWNDVYASMDQQNDGSDPSDETQPTKR
- the LOC106362998 gene encoding uncharacterized protein LOC106362998, giving the protein MFFHRDSSSFDYPKAEQAQYGDHEHASAFPFDVWQPVNPAQAPPKQSLQRQNAMHRQRYTRELDPRYSASSLNHPMPTRDSITTTASSHGRRSSVSMTKALTTSTDFVPKRNQQAMNPHYSQRQVPSGQYGNITNSPYSPPNQNESYNMPPSAAAFQQQGGSNMALNGNMIIFPYGRPEQNDSYNMPQIAASVAPYAYGSVNLFGNGTSSDNVANSRFGYEGGVSRNHLSSLQQHQSGDSFVGPLSSRRSRQQRKQQLRSDFFAALNQQNDRSDPSDQTQQRLFPRDN